CTTCAGTTCATAACAGTATTTTTCAACCAGGATTTATTTGACAAAAGATTTGACGGTTCTAATTTGAATGCAATCCCCTCTAGCATGCCCTCTTGATTTCATTTTATTTGAAATAGGTATTTGTCACCATCCGTTATTACCATTTCATTAATGCTACCCAGCCTGTTTGTGTATTCTAAATGATCTGAGTTATATTCGTTTTTGCTTTTATTATTTGAAAAACTCAAGACATTTATCAGGTTCTCATCAGGTTTATCCACCAACATCTAGACACCTTTATCTTTACTTGATAGTAATGAAAAATAAAAAAGTAGCTTACCCTATGTAATATCATGTAACATTTTTGTCATTGAAAATATGAAGAATTCTTTTCTTGCTATGTTTAATAAATAATAAAGTTGTTTCTTGGATTGAAAAGCATAGCTCTTTCTGCATCTCATCCATCACCTACTTTGATATTCTCAACTACAGTATTAGTAGAGATATCAATCAGAGAAACATCGTGAGTATTTGAATTTGAGACATGCATTTCATTATTACATGGATTAAACTCTATGCCGGTTAGGTTAACTCCAACTGGGAAGTTGACAGAGCCAAATTTTTTGTTATTTATAGGATCGGATTAATTACGAGCATTACTAATTCAGAAAGACCTAAATCGATGAAATCCATTCAACTTCTTTTTAAGGTACTTGTACGACCAACTAAATTGTTGATTCAGTCGGGACCGTGCTCTCTTACTGAGCGTGTAAACCTTGAATTTAGCCAGCTATGGCTGACCTCCGCAGAATAAAAGATTTTCATGCAGACAAGAGGCTCTGTTCACTTAACCGAATATAATTCACTGTTATGATAGTCCACAAATAGATTCAGCCAATTCCTTACATGTTTTAGGTTACAGTTCTTTTTTCTACATGGAAAGTAGTCATCAAAACATTCGGTCCTATCCTTAATGTACTGCATAGTTCTTTCGATAAGGCTTTTCTCATACGGAGAATGAATATGGTGTTTCAGTTTTAGGAATCTGCATGCCATTGGGTACCAGGTTCCACCGTCAGTCGATACAGGATGTTTTCCATGAATCTTGACTACGCCTGAGAGAAACCTTTCTGCTATCAGCATGTTTCTTTCCTTTGAGATAGTTAGTGCGAGAATTTCCTTGTTTTTTGGTTCTATAGTAATCCATAGCCAAATGTATTCTGATCCCACCTTGATTATTGTCTCATCAACAATGAATTCCAGGATATTCCTTTTCCTTGAGGATATTTTCTTTGGATGGTACTTTTGAACCCAGTTCCAGATGGAGACATGGTTTCGTCTGATAAAACATGATAGCCTTTCTGAAACTCGCCTTAATGACAAACCTGAAAAATACAAATACAAACCATAGAATATATATTTTGAAGGTGTTCTGTTTCTAGTACTCACAAAAGAGATAGAACATCTTCAAGCTATAGATTTATCGTTAAATGAACAGAGCCAGACAAGATCAAGGAAAGATAATAAATTAGATATAATTGTGATATTATAACAAGCACGATTCTTAATACAAATTTAACAAAAATTTGACGGAAATGACGGAGCAAATGACGGAAATGACGAAACTTATAAGAATTAAATTCAGTCATCAATTGCATGCTAAGCAAGAGTCAAGAGGATCAAATTATTCAGTCTTACTTGCAAGGTTATTCTAGAGATGAAATAGCTGCAATGTTGGGAGTAGCAGGAGGATCAGTATCAAACATTATTCTTAAGTGGAAAAAGAGAATAAAAATCCCTGATGTTGAAGAAATAAGACAGTTCATGAAGACATTAAGAAAATCAAATTTGACTTTGAACCAGTGCTCTGAAGGATTTAGAATGTCTCAGTTAATGAATAAATTTTCGACAGGTAGAGATGACAATATTATCGACTTTGACAAGAATAGTTTTACTATTTTTGTAAAAGAACTGTATAATGCTTGTAAAAAGAATCAGATACTTCCGAGTAGGCTAATGACTTGGTTTAGAGATCTAGCGGAATTCTCATATGAATACCATGTCAAGTCAGTAAGTAAGGGGAACTCTGAGATACCCAGATCAGATAATCTATATTATTCAGAGTCAAACAGGTCAATCCCTCTGGCAACGACAATTTCTTCTTTAATTGAAGAAATGAAAAATGAAGTACAAGATTGCAAAGAGAAGAAAACGAAATTAGTCGAAGAGATCGATTCGAATTTGATTATATTGGACAATCTACATAAAGAAATATCAAATCTAAAGCAAGATAAAATTCACTTTCTTTCTATATACAGTACATTTTCTATGGTAGACAAGAATCTGAAGGAGAATTGTAATATAGATCTGAAAACCGAAGTAGAATCGTTTGCAAATTTGGTCAATAGTTTCAAGGAAAAAGGGTATGACATCAGGAGCATATTTGATGAGTACAGCAGATCAGCAGGGCTTAAATGGGAAATAACCCAAAAGCAATCCCAGATTCAGTCTCAACAGCAAAGTATTATAGAACTACAAAATGACATAAATCATTATGAATCTCTTTTAAATACTGGTAAAAAGAATTGGGATATTTTTTTTGAATTAGAGAAAATGAAATTTGGTATAAAAGGACTTAAGCAACTATGGTTAACGATAACTGAGATTGCAACAAGTAACAACAGAGAATACGCAACTGCAATAGACGCATTCATCAAAGATGTGGAAGACAATTATCACGACAAATTAAGATTTGAAGATAAAGTAATGGAAAAGAGAAAAGAATTGGATATGATAAATATACAATTAAAATCAAATAGGCATAATCTTTTATTGGATCCCATCATAGGATCATGCCTATTATCACTTTTTCGAAACGGGATTACTGAGCAAGATATTGTTGAGCTGGTTCAGTTATTTCAAAATAGTTTGCAAGAAAACAAACTGCGTATCAAGGATACATCACAAGGAGAAAAAACAGTAACTGATTCGTATGAATTCCTCCAAGGAAATGGAGGATGGAAAGCATTGGTAAATGAGTTAAAAAAATATGATGGGATTAAAGAAGCAGTTAGACATGAGACAATGATTCTAAAAAAATTAAAAGCCGAAAATTCGAT
This Candidatus Nitrosocosmicus oleophilus DNA region includes the following protein-coding sequences:
- a CDS encoding DDE-type integrase/transposase/recombinase, translated to MSTRNRTPSKYIFYGLYLYFSGLSLRRVSERLSCFIRRNHVSIWNWVQKYHPKKISSRKRNILEFIVDETIIKVGSEYIWLWITIEPKNKEILALTISKERNMLIAERFLSGVVKIHGKHPVSTDGGTWYPMACRFLKLKHHIHSPYEKSLIERTMQYIKDRTECFDDYFPCRKKNCNLKHVRNWLNLFVDYHNSELYSVK